One part of the Polycyclovorans algicola TG408 genome encodes these proteins:
- a CDS encoding FAD-dependent oxidoreductase produces the protein MGAGLAGCSVARSLALAGVAVTVFERMANVASGASAAPRMVVRPWLTRQPTVASSLTRLAFEHAIKVYADHPAWSPCGVIQRSKPGDDDPARMVEALREQQWPPTLMQPLGRDGDDPRWFHIPQGGALNPRLWCETELARPGISVQLNSRNTLADLLAAHDAVVLACAAATPDVLGRPLPMRRTRGQTTTLNPGTLPDLLTVRCGDGYVAPLADGATLVGASYDRDDDSTMRAESHAENLARVQRLTGTEVSADAIASGWVGFRAAWPDRLPTVGPLSTDGRVWIAAGYASRGAVWAPLLGEVLAAQIMQRPVPLPDALQHALRPSRFIAADLACQELPAADQAALLYPPRTR, from the coding sequence GCCTCGGCCGCGCCGCGCATGGTGGTGCGGCCCTGGTTGACGCGACAGCCCACGGTGGCCTCAAGCTTGACCCGGTTGGCGTTTGAGCACGCCATCAAGGTCTATGCCGATCACCCCGCATGGTCGCCGTGCGGGGTGATTCAGCGCAGCAAGCCCGGTGATGATGATCCGGCGCGCATGGTCGAAGCCCTTCGCGAACAGCAGTGGCCGCCAACCCTGATGCAGCCGCTGGGGCGCGACGGCGATGATCCACGCTGGTTCCATATTCCCCAAGGCGGCGCGCTGAACCCGCGACTGTGGTGCGAAACCGAGCTGGCACGACCCGGCATCAGCGTGCAGTTGAACAGCCGCAACACGCTTGCCGACCTGCTGGCAGCCCACGATGCGGTGGTCCTGGCCTGCGCGGCCGCCACGCCCGACGTGCTGGGCCGGCCGCTGCCGATGCGTCGCACACGGGGCCAGACCACGACGCTCAATCCCGGCACCCTGCCCGACCTGCTGACCGTGCGTTGCGGCGACGGTTACGTGGCACCGCTGGCCGATGGTGCCACCCTGGTCGGCGCGAGCTATGACCGCGACGATGACTCCACCATGCGCGCCGAGAGCCATGCCGAGAACTTGGCGCGGGTGCAGCGCCTGACCGGCACCGAGGTGAGCGCCGACGCCATCGCCAGTGGCTGGGTCGGCTTTCGCGCCGCCTGGCCCGACCGCCTGCCAACAGTGGGGCCGCTGTCGACAGATGGCCGGGTCTGGATCGCCGCCGGCTATGCTTCGCGCGGCGCGGTGTGGGCGCCGCTGCTCGGTGAGGTCTTGGCCGCACAAATCATGCAGCGACCCGTGCCGTTGCCCGACGCCCTGCAGCACGCACTGCGACCATCGCGATTCATTGCTGCCGACCTGGCCTGTCAAGAATTGCCTGCAGCCGACCAGGCCGCCTTGCTCTACCCTCCCCGGACGCGCTAG
- a CDS encoding ShlB/FhaC/HecB family hemolysin secretion/activation protein encodes MSVSLPPPTVPTESGAAEIRAQPPVRSLKFEQYTLELHGADVVSDALYDGIVEVSTSLSDVVRRLSAACYAAGYPACQIRYARVGNTVYVLLDTRGVDRVMGAPHIAKYFRGLEGDDSLTVHSLEPRRFLATMHADRAGTVAQPVIKDGDDGDTVMDIASVESEVASKLSAEFGNPGTRFVSRYLGSFNAGIGSVWGDEISLGWREGFSQIGSNANDGDYHELNLVVSRVTPWGIFGGGARKVDYDFAFQGFRIDADIRVYDVRWLYPWLASYRQRLITEVKFDRNDSTTQTVQGTRGELLDERYNSAELSLLYSRKDAVFGRALQTDASLSYRQGLKDQVAATTNAGLDYTYLRPVATLKYPIFADWQLATTFAAQFSDDRMPQQQQWVLGGFNNLTAFLPGSAAGDEGALGRIELSAPPLKRLGMRFTPTLLLEGGTARSNEGLNEVRLADVGLRLDVTFGEYVDLSMAYAEDLVSDNLRLDETARDDLTADLYFKLRMQF; translated from the coding sequence ATGTCTGTCAGCTTGCCACCGCCCACCGTGCCCACCGAAAGCGGTGCCGCCGAGATTCGTGCACAGCCGCCAGTGCGCAGCCTCAAGTTCGAGCAGTACACCCTTGAACTGCACGGCGCCGACGTGGTGTCGGACGCGCTTTATGACGGCATTGTCGAGGTCTCCACCTCACTGTCGGATGTGGTGCGCCGCCTCAGCGCAGCCTGCTATGCCGCCGGCTACCCGGCGTGCCAAATCCGCTACGCCCGTGTCGGCAACACGGTCTACGTGCTGCTCGACACCCGCGGTGTCGACCGGGTAATGGGCGCGCCGCACATCGCCAAATACTTTCGCGGACTGGAGGGTGACGACAGCCTCACGGTCCACTCGCTTGAGCCGCGGCGCTTTCTGGCCACCATGCACGCCGACCGCGCCGGGACCGTCGCCCAGCCGGTGATCAAGGACGGCGACGACGGCGACACGGTGATGGACATCGCTTCGGTCGAAAGCGAGGTCGCCTCGAAGCTCAGCGCCGAATTCGGCAACCCCGGCACGCGCTTTGTCAGCCGTTATCTGGGCAGCTTCAATGCCGGCATCGGCTCGGTTTGGGGCGATGAAATCAGTCTTGGCTGGCGCGAGGGCTTTAGCCAGATCGGCAGCAACGCCAACGACGGGGATTATCACGAGCTCAATCTGGTGGTCTCGCGGGTCACGCCGTGGGGCATCTTCGGCGGCGGCGCGCGCAAGGTCGATTACGACTTTGCATTCCAGGGCTTTCGCATCGACGCCGACATCCGGGTCTACGACGTGCGCTGGCTCTATCCGTGGTTGGCAAGCTACCGCCAGCGGCTCATCACCGAGGTCAAGTTTGATCGCAATGACAGCACCACCCAAACCGTCCAGGGCACACGCGGCGAGCTGCTCGACGAGCGGTACAACTCGGCTGAGCTGAGCCTGTTGTACAGCCGCAAGGACGCCGTCTTTGGCCGCGCGCTGCAAACCGATGCCTCGCTGAGCTACCGGCAGGGGCTGAAAGATCAGGTGGCGGCCACCACCAACGCCGGGCTTGACTACACCTACCTGCGCCCGGTGGCGACGCTGAAATACCCGATCTTTGCCGACTGGCAACTTGCGACCACCTTTGCCGCCCAGTTCAGCGACGACCGCATGCCGCAGCAGCAGCAATGGGTGCTCGGCGGGTTCAACAACCTCACGGCGTTTCTGCCCGGCTCCGCTGCCGGCGACGAAGGTGCGCTGGGGCGCATTGAACTGTCAGCGCCGCCGCTCAAGCGGCTGGGCATGCGTTTCACCCCAACCCTGCTGCTCGAAGGCGGCACTGCGCGCTCCAACGAAGGCCTCAACGAAGTGCGACTGGCCGACGTGGGGCTGAGACTGGACGTGACTTTCGGCGAATACGTCGACCTGTCGATGGCCTACGCCGAAGACCTGGTCAGTGACAACCTGAGGCTGGACGAGACCGCACGTGATGACCTGACGGCCGACCTGTATTTCAAGCTGCGGATGCAGTTTTAG
- the ileS gene encoding isoleucine--tRNA ligase: protein MQANLAKREPDWLARWQAEDVYAQALAAGDAERPFWFVDGPPYANGDIHIGHAVNKVLKDMVVKAARLDGHRAALIPGWDCHGLPIELQVEKKFGKVGDKLDAATFRAKCREYAAEQVQRQRVDFERLGVLADWDHPYLTMLPAFEAEQIRAVATIAENGHLTRGFKPVHWCLDCGSSLAEAEVEYQDKTSQAIDVCFAADDSADLAARFGVADATGAAFVIWTTTPWTLPANQAICVHPELDYALVRLGDQHLVLAAGLVDAVAARVGQSATRLAQVKGSALAGSKAQHPFAGRVVPVLTGDHVTLEAGTGLVHTAPAHGADDYAVGLRESLPVDNPVASNGVFIPGTPVVEGQHVRKADALVIDALRECGALLHLGSLHHSYPHCWRHKTPLIQRATPQWFIAMDGAGLREQAQKAVAETRWIPAWGEARIAKMVASRPDWCISRQRYWGVPLAVFVHRETQQLHPDTPALLRRVANAVEQGGLEMWFDSSNADWDVGDEYEKGTDTLDVWFDSGVVHQASFKALGIERPVQADIYLEGSDQHRGWFQSSLLTSVAMHGRAPYTSVLTHGFTVDEQGRKMSKSLGNVVAPQKVTSTLGADVLRLWVASSDYSGEIAISDNLLKRVADAYRRIRNTARYLLGALDSFDPDTQTVAPDQLVAVDAWAIAEAAALQAELQQAYAAREFHRVYHLLHNYCVNDLGGLYLDLLKDRLYTTPRASHARRSAQTALLHISEGLVRWIAPITSFTADEIWQLMPGDRSASVFAQRWHRFPETDGAQLDWVRLAAAREAVKKVLEDLRAAGTVGSALSAQVQLTGDPALLTALRQPGDELRFWFMTSAAEVVDHLEGGERFTLPGGDTLTVLAHASDHTKCERCWHYRPDVGVESVHPTLCGRCVENLEGPGEARRWI from the coding sequence ATGCAGGCCAATCTGGCCAAGCGGGAGCCGGACTGGCTGGCGCGCTGGCAGGCCGAAGACGTTTACGCCCAGGCGCTGGCAGCCGGCGATGCCGAGCGGCCGTTCTGGTTTGTTGACGGCCCGCCGTACGCCAACGGCGACATTCATATTGGCCATGCGGTCAACAAGGTTCTCAAGGACATGGTGGTCAAGGCGGCGCGGCTGGACGGCCATCGCGCCGCGCTGATTCCCGGCTGGGACTGCCACGGCCTGCCCATCGAACTGCAGGTGGAAAAGAAATTCGGCAAGGTCGGCGACAAGCTCGATGCCGCAACCTTTCGCGCCAAATGCCGCGAATACGCCGCCGAGCAGGTGCAGCGCCAGCGCGTCGACTTTGAACGTCTCGGCGTGCTGGCCGACTGGGACCACCCTTACCTGACCATGCTGCCCGCCTTCGAGGCCGAGCAGATTCGGGCGGTGGCGACCATCGCCGAGAATGGTCACCTCACGCGCGGCTTCAAGCCGGTGCACTGGTGTCTGGACTGCGGCTCGTCGCTGGCCGAGGCCGAGGTGGAGTATCAGGACAAGACCTCGCAGGCCATCGACGTGTGCTTTGCGGCCGACGACAGCGCCGACCTGGCCGCGCGCTTTGGCGTGGCCGATGCCACCGGCGCGGCGTTCGTGATCTGGACCACCACGCCGTGGACCTTGCCGGCCAACCAGGCGATCTGCGTGCATCCCGAGTTGGACTACGCCCTGGTGCGTCTGGGCGACCAGCATCTGGTGCTGGCCGCCGGGCTGGTTGACGCCGTGGCCGCGCGGGTCGGGCAGTCGGCCACGCGGCTGGCGCAAGTCAAAGGCAGTGCGCTGGCGGGCAGCAAGGCGCAGCACCCATTCGCCGGACGGGTTGTCCCGGTACTGACCGGCGATCACGTCACGCTGGAGGCCGGCACGGGTCTGGTGCACACCGCCCCCGCCCACGGCGCCGACGACTACGCGGTGGGGCTGCGCGAAAGCTTGCCGGTGGACAACCCGGTGGCCTCCAACGGCGTGTTCATTCCCGGCACGCCGGTGGTTGAAGGCCAGCACGTGCGCAAGGCCGATGCGCTGGTGATTGACGCCCTGCGTGAGTGCGGCGCGCTGCTGCACCTGGGCAGCCTGCATCACAGCTACCCGCACTGCTGGCGCCACAAGACACCGTTGATTCAGCGCGCCACGCCGCAGTGGTTTATTGCCATGGACGGCGCTGGGCTGCGCGAGCAGGCGCAAAAAGCGGTGGCCGAGACGCGCTGGATTCCGGCGTGGGGCGAGGCGCGCATCGCCAAGATGGTTGCCAGCCGCCCCGACTGGTGCATTTCGCGCCAGCGGTATTGGGGCGTGCCGCTGGCGGTGTTTGTGCATCGCGAAACCCAGCAACTGCATCCCGATACCCCGGCGTTGCTTCGACGCGTCGCCAATGCAGTAGAGCAGGGCGGGTTGGAGATGTGGTTTGACTCCAGCAACGCCGATTGGGACGTGGGCGACGAGTACGAGAAAGGCACCGACACCCTCGACGTGTGGTTCGACTCCGGCGTGGTGCACCAGGCCAGCTTCAAGGCGCTGGGCATCGAGCGGCCGGTGCAGGCCGATATTTATCTGGAAGGCTCGGACCAGCATCGCGGCTGGTTCCAGTCGTCGCTGCTGACCAGCGTCGCCATGCACGGCCGCGCGCCGTACACCAGCGTGCTGACCCACGGCTTCACCGTCGACGAGCAGGGCCGCAAGATGTCGAAGAGCCTCGGCAACGTGGTGGCCCCGCAAAAGGTGACCTCGACCCTGGGCGCCGACGTGCTGCGCCTGTGGGTGGCCAGCAGCGACTATTCCGGCGAAATCGCCATCTCCGACAACCTGCTCAAACGCGTTGCCGACGCCTACCGGCGCATCCGCAACACCGCGCGTTATCTGCTGGGCGCCCTCGACAGCTTCGACCCAGATACCCAAACGGTTGCGCCTGACCAACTGGTGGCGGTGGACGCGTGGGCTATCGCCGAAGCGGCCGCGCTGCAGGCGGAATTGCAGCAGGCCTATGCCGCGCGCGAGTTTCACCGCGTCTATCACCTGCTGCACAACTACTGCGTCAACGACCTGGGCGGGCTGTACCTTGACCTGCTCAAGGACCGCCTCTACACCACGCCGCGCGCCAGTCACGCGCGGCGCTCGGCACAAACCGCGCTGCTTCATATAAGCGAAGGGCTGGTGCGCTGGATTGCGCCGATCACATCATTCACGGCCGATGAGATCTGGCAGTTGATGCCTGGTGACCGCAGCGCGTCGGTATTCGCGCAGCGCTGGCACCGTTTCCCGGAAACCGACGGTGCGCAGCTGGACTGGGTGCGCCTTGCTGCGGCACGCGAGGCGGTCAAGAAGGTGCTTGAAGACCTGCGCGCGGCGGGCACGGTGGGCAGTGCGCTCTCAGCCCAGGTGCAACTGACCGGCGACCCGGCACTGCTCACCGCGCTGCGCCAACCGGGAGACGAGCTGCGCTTTTGGTTCATGACCTCGGCGGCCGAGGTGGTCGACCACCTTGAGGGCGGCGAGCGCTTCACGCTGCCCGGCGGTGACACCCTGACCGTGTTGGCGCACGCCAGCGACCACACCAAATGCGAGCGCTGCTGGCATTACCGCCCCGATGTCGGCGTCGAGTCGGTCCATCCGACACTGTGCGGCCGCTGCGTCGAAAACCTTGAGGGACCCGGAGAGGCACGGCGCTGGATTTGA
- the ribF gene encoding bifunctional riboflavin kinase/FAD synthetase, producing MKLVRGQHNAAALNRPCVVTIGNFDGVHRGHQALIATARREADARGLPVTLLTFEPTPLEVFAPASAPHRVTTLRTKLRDLAAYGVDQVLVQRFDARFAATSPDAFVTELLVRDLCARAVVVGDDFHFGKARGGDFSLLTEMGQRLGFTTHALGTVAAGTLRVSSTAVRKALAAADLPGAAELLGRPYRLTGRVRHGLHLGRTLDMPTANLPVYRPLALRHGVYCVELKCGDRVLPAVANYGVRPTLGGTPALLEVHCLDNPGDLYGAEVDVTFLKALRDELRFDSLDALKAQMQADRTAAQAFFSYP from the coding sequence ATGAAACTGGTCCGAGGCCAACACAACGCCGCCGCCCTGAACCGCCCGTGCGTGGTCACCATCGGCAATTTCGATGGCGTGCATCGCGGCCATCAGGCGTTGATCGCCACCGCGCGACGCGAAGCCGACGCGCGCGGCCTGCCGGTCACGCTGTTGACCTTTGAGCCGACGCCGCTGGAAGTCTTTGCGCCCGCGTCGGCGCCGCATCGCGTCACCACCCTGCGCACCAAGCTACGCGACCTCGCGGCGTACGGGGTTGATCAGGTGCTGGTGCAGCGCTTCGATGCCCGCTTTGCCGCCACATCGCCTGACGCCTTCGTCACCGAGTTGCTGGTGCGCGATCTGTGCGCCAGGGCTGTTGTGGTGGGGGACGACTTCCACTTCGGCAAGGCGCGCGGCGGCGATTTTTCGCTGCTCACCGAGATGGGCCAGCGGCTGGGCTTCACCACCCACGCGCTGGGCACAGTGGCAGCCGGCACGCTACGGGTCAGTTCCACGGCGGTGCGCAAGGCGCTGGCAGCAGCCGATCTGCCGGGCGCTGCCGAGCTGCTGGGGCGGCCTTATCGCCTTACCGGCCGCGTGCGCCACGGTCTGCACCTGGGCCGCACGCTCGACATGCCCACCGCCAACCTCCCGGTGTATCGCCCGCTGGCGCTGCGCCACGGCGTTTACTGCGTCGAACTCAAATGCGGCGACCGGGTGCTGCCGGCCGTTGCCAATTACGGGGTGCGGCCGACGCTGGGCGGCACCCCGGCGCTGCTGGAAGTGCATTGTCTTGACAACCCTGGCGATCTTTACGGCGCCGAGGTTGATGTGACCTTCTTGAAGGCGCTGCGCGACGAACTGCGCTTCGACTCGCTGGACGCGCTGAAGGCGCAAATGCAGGCCGACCGCACTGCGGCGCAGGCCTTCTTTTCTTATCCTTAG
- the murJ gene encoding murein biosynthesis integral membrane protein MurJ yields the protein MSTSLMKSSAVVGAMTLISRVLGFVRDILFAAAFGAGAGMDAFLVALKIPNFGRRMFAEGAFAQSFVPVFTETRTRGSHAEVQDLLAKVSGTLGGVLGAITLVGCLASPLLMGLFAPGFADDPAQFALGADMLRWTFPYLMFISLTAMAGGVLNSYGQFAVPAITPVILNICLISAAFIDGESVQVLAYAVFAAGVLQLAAQLPSLRRLNLTPRPQWGWRDPKVKRIMTLMVPIMIGSSVAQISLLLDTIIASFLVTGSVSWLYFADRLMEFPLGLFSIAIGTVILPTLSAQFASGSAVAFSDTLDWALKLLLLVGLPAALGLFVLAGPLVVTLFQYRAFTAVDVEMTAAALMAYAFGFMGFSLVKILVPGFYARQETRVPVRFAITALLCGMALSISGVLVALHLGFAAPHAVLAAATSTSAWINAVLLYRRLRKDGIYAPVSQPWRAFGLRLLLANTAMVAVVLALQGPLSLWLDLSLFERVARLLTVLAAAGLSYAAVLLLSGLRPRHLHRPTP from the coding sequence ATGAGCACCTCCCTGATGAAGTCGTCTGCAGTGGTCGGCGCGATGACGCTGATCTCGCGCGTGCTCGGCTTCGTGCGCGACATCCTGTTTGCCGCCGCATTCGGCGCCGGGGCGGGCATGGATGCGTTTCTGGTGGCGCTGAAAATCCCCAACTTTGGCCGGCGCATGTTCGCCGAGGGGGCGTTCGCGCAGTCCTTTGTGCCGGTCTTCACCGAGACGCGCACGCGCGGCAGTCACGCCGAGGTGCAGGACTTGCTGGCCAAGGTCAGCGGCACGCTCGGCGGGGTGCTCGGCGCCATCACCCTGGTCGGCTGCCTCGCCAGCCCGCTGCTCATGGGCCTGTTCGCCCCCGGTTTTGCCGATGACCCGGCGCAGTTCGCGCTGGGCGCCGACATGCTGCGCTGGACCTTCCCTTACCTGATGTTCATCTCGCTCACCGCCATGGCCGGCGGCGTGCTCAACAGTTATGGGCAGTTCGCGGTGCCGGCGATCACCCCGGTGATTCTCAACATCTGTTTGATTTCAGCGGCCTTCATCGACGGCGAATCGGTACAGGTGCTGGCCTACGCGGTGTTTGCGGCGGGGGTGCTGCAACTGGCGGCGCAACTGCCTAGCCTGCGGCGGTTGAACCTGACGCCACGGCCGCAGTGGGGCTGGCGCGACCCCAAGGTGAAACGCATCATGACCCTGATGGTGCCGATCATGATCGGCTCGTCGGTGGCGCAGATCAGTCTGCTGCTCGACACCATCATCGCCAGCTTTCTGGTTACCGGCAGCGTCAGCTGGCTGTACTTCGCCGACCGGCTGATGGAGTTTCCGCTGGGCCTGTTCAGCATCGCCATTGGCACCGTCATTCTGCCGACGCTGTCGGCGCAATTCGCCAGCGGTTCGGCGGTTGCGTTTTCCGACACCCTGGACTGGGCGCTCAAGCTGCTGTTGCTGGTCGGCCTGCCGGCTGCACTGGGCCTGTTCGTGCTGGCCGGTCCGCTGGTGGTGACGCTGTTCCAGTACCGCGCCTTTACCGCCGTGGATGTCGAGATGACCGCCGCCGCGCTGATGGCCTACGCCTTTGGCTTCATGGGGTTTTCGCTGGTCAAGATTCTGGTGCCGGGTTTCTATGCCCGGCAGGAGACGCGGGTGCCGGTGCGCTTCGCCATCACCGCGCTGCTGTGCGGCATGGCCCTGTCAATCAGCGGCGTGCTGGTGGCGCTGCACCTGGGTTTTGCGGCGCCGCACGCGGTGCTGGCGGCCGCCACCTCAACCTCTGCGTGGATCAACGCCGTGCTGCTCTACCGGCGGCTGCGCAAGGACGGTATTTACGCGCCCGTGTCCCAGCCGTGGCGGGCCTTTGGGCTGCGGCTGCTGCTGGCCAACACGGCCATGGTGGCGGTGGTGCTGGCGCTGCAGGGGCCGTTGTCGCTGTGGCTGGATCTGTCGCTGTTTGAGCGCGTTGCCCGCCTGTTGACCGTGCTTGCTGCCGCAGGGTTGAGCTACGCCGCGGTGCTGCTGCTCAGCGGCCTGCGGCCGCGCCACCTGCACCGGCCCACGCCATGA
- a CDS encoding WS/DGAT/MGAT family O-acyltransferase: MASGRALNPLDWAFLAAESGPTMMHVGAMMTFTPPPDANAEMLREMMDEVRAQTRAYPPWSLKLRHPEWLASPLQRWIEDKDFDPEYHVRRSALPQPGDERELGILVSRLHSHPIDFTRPPWEVHFIEGLEGGRMALYFKVHHALVDGYTGIKLLSAGLSSSADDRSKPMFFALPAERRDRDKPLPVDTTPSFESLLAGLKAQWATTAQVGGALKQAFQPKKSGLVAPMQSPKSIINRKISRNRRFATQQFSLDRLKAVATGYGATLNDISLALCSLALRRWMLEQDALPGEPLTAMLPVNIRPKDDPGGGNAVGAILASLATDIEDPAGCIAAIIDSTQRAKAQLQGMSAGGIMQYSALLMSPLLLSQVPGTVGRMRPAFNLVVSNVPGPKEAVYFRGFKMDAYYPISIPLDGYGLNITLVSYGDQLNFGFIGCRDSVPHLQRLAVYAGEALVQLEAGLAPQPTRARKKR; the protein is encoded by the coding sequence ATGGCATCAGGGCGCGCGTTGAATCCACTGGACTGGGCATTTCTGGCGGCCGAAAGCGGCCCGACGATGATGCACGTGGGGGCAATGATGACCTTCACGCCGCCGCCGGACGCCAACGCCGAGATGCTGCGCGAGATGATGGACGAGGTGCGCGCCCAGACCCGCGCGTATCCGCCGTGGAGCCTCAAGCTGCGGCACCCGGAATGGCTGGCCTCGCCGTTGCAGCGCTGGATCGAGGACAAGGACTTCGACCCCGAATACCACGTGCGTCGCTCGGCGCTGCCACAACCGGGTGACGAGCGCGAGCTGGGCATTCTGGTGTCGCGCCTGCACAGCCACCCCATCGACTTCACCCGGCCACCGTGGGAAGTGCACTTCATCGAGGGCCTGGAAGGCGGTCGCATGGCGCTGTACTTCAAGGTGCACCACGCGCTGGTCGACGGCTACACGGGCATCAAGCTGCTCTCGGCCGGGCTCTCTAGCTCTGCAGACGACCGCAGCAAGCCGATGTTTTTTGCCCTGCCGGCGGAGCGGCGTGACCGCGACAAGCCATTGCCGGTGGACACCACGCCCAGCTTCGAGTCGCTGCTGGCCGGCCTGAAAGCGCAGTGGGCAACCACCGCGCAGGTCGGCGGGGCGCTGAAGCAGGCGTTCCAGCCCAAGAAATCGGGTCTGGTGGCGCCGATGCAGTCGCCCAAATCCATCATCAATCGCAAGATCAGCCGCAACCGGCGCTTTGCCACGCAGCAGTTTTCGCTCGACCGGCTCAAGGCCGTGGCCACGGGCTACGGCGCCACGCTCAACGACATTTCACTGGCGCTGTGCAGCTTGGCGCTGCGCCGCTGGATGCTGGAGCAGGATGCGCTGCCCGGCGAGCCGCTGACCGCCATGTTGCCGGTCAACATTCGCCCCAAGGACGACCCCGGCGGCGGCAACGCAGTGGGCGCCATTCTGGCCTCGCTGGCCACCGACATCGAAGACCCGGCCGGCTGTATCGCCGCCATCATTGACTCCACCCAGCGTGCCAAAGCGCAGCTTCAGGGCATGTCGGCCGGCGGCATCATGCAGTACAGCGCGCTGCTGATGTCGCCGCTGCTGCTCTCGCAAGTGCCCGGCACGGTCGGGCGGATGCGACCGGCATTCAACCTGGTGGTGTCGAATGTGCCAGGGCCCAAGGAGGCGGTTTACTTTCGCGGCTTCAAGATGGATGCGTACTACCCGATCTCGATTCCGCTGGACGGTTATGGGCTGAACATCACCCTGGTCAGCTACGGCGACCAGCTCAACTTCGGTTTCATCGGCTGTCGCGACTCGGTGCCACACCTGCAGCGTCTTGCGGTTTACGCCGGTGAAGCGCTGGTGCAGCTCGAAGCAGGCCTTGCCCCCCAGCCGACACGCGCCCGAAAGAAGCGGTAA
- a CDS encoding MFS transporter — translation MASLLSSVGLLLLGVGLLNTFLAVQAAAMGWTPLVIGLVMSAYFVGYGVGTYATAYLIRRTGHIRAFAVFAALASCTVMGHALTDTAWAWALLRVFTGASLVGLYAVTESWLAAEARGNERGGFFAAYMVVNLLALAAGQFLMLLDTDQTFVRFAVITLLINLSLIPVAMTRLNQPTPPLKPRLRIGHMVHAAPSAAVGSGLSGLVMGAFWGLMPAQAQLGGASALGIAVVMSTAIVGGAAGQWPLGRWSDGRDRRGVLRWVALSAMVVGLAMATLGQWWATSLYPLMFVYGALAFSAYPIAIAHLADRLLPEDLLEGASVMLLLHGAGAAFGPTLAGLWMQALGPTALFVFFAVSWALMALLLHLRLRVERRQEPVGEAATFVPMLRTSPAALEALYEDAAANGETPPEPAPSSATAP, via the coding sequence ATGGCCTCTTTGCTGAGCAGCGTTGGACTGCTGCTGCTCGGTGTCGGCCTGCTCAACACCTTTCTGGCCGTGCAGGCGGCGGCGATGGGCTGGACGCCGCTGGTGATCGGCCTGGTGATGTCGGCCTACTTTGTCGGCTACGGCGTGGGCACCTATGCCACGGCTTACTTGATTCGCCGCACCGGGCATATCCGCGCGTTCGCCGTGTTCGCCGCACTGGCCTCGTGCACGGTGATGGGCCATGCCCTGACTGATACCGCCTGGGCCTGGGCATTGCTGCGGGTGTTCACCGGCGCCAGCCTGGTGGGGCTCTATGCGGTCACCGAAAGCTGGCTGGCCGCCGAGGCGCGTGGCAATGAGCGTGGCGGCTTTTTCGCCGCCTACATGGTGGTCAACCTGCTGGCGTTGGCGGCCGGGCAATTTCTGATGCTGCTCGACACCGATCAGACGTTCGTCCGCTTCGCCGTTATTACGCTGCTGATCAACCTGTCGCTGATTCCGGTGGCCATGACGCGCCTGAACCAACCAACCCCACCGCTGAAACCGCGCCTGCGCATTGGTCACATGGTGCACGCCGCCCCGTCTGCGGCCGTCGGTTCGGGCCTGTCGGGTTTGGTGATGGGCGCTTTCTGGGGCCTGATGCCGGCCCAGGCGCAGCTCGGCGGTGCCAGCGCGCTGGGCATTGCGGTGGTCATGAGCACGGCCATCGTTGGCGGTGCGGCCGGTCAATGGCCGCTGGGGCGCTGGTCGGACGGCCGCGACCGGCGCGGCGTGCTGCGTTGGGTGGCCCTCAGCGCGATGGTCGTCGGGCTGGCGATGGCCACGCTGGGGCAGTGGTGGGCAACGTCGCTGTATCCGCTGATGTTTGTCTACGGTGCGCTGGCGTTTTCGGCGTACCCGATTGCCATTGCTCATCTGGCCGACCGGCTACTGCCGGAGGATCTGCTGGAAGGGGCCAGCGTCATGCTGCTGCTGCACGGCGCCGGCGCGGCATTCGGCCCGACGCTGGCCGGACTGTGGATGCAGGCGCTGGGGCCCACTGCGCTGTTCGTCTTCTTTGCGGTCAGTTGGGCGCTGATGGCGTTGCTGCTGCACCTGCGACTGCGCGTCGAGCGCCGCCAGGAACCGGTCGGCGAAGCGGCCACATTTGTGCCGATGCTGCGCACCTCACCGGCGGCGCTGGAGGCTCTCTACGAAGACGCTGCGGCCAATGGTGAGACGCCGCCGGAACCGGCACCATCCAGCGCAACAGCACCATAA